The following proteins are co-located in the Triticum aestivum cultivar Chinese Spring chromosome 1A, IWGSC CS RefSeq v2.1, whole genome shotgun sequence genome:
- the LOC123064559 gene encoding lipoprotein NlpI gives MASTSSFLRSPASFQPATGACGHVRWAQPLAPPKPHRSPHPPAATPGVPRRLLLPAAAGIWDFLSGGAAGAAGAAAAPLAVRRGMQLFQQGDVAGSVAEFDRAIELDPRQKAYLWQRGLSLYYLDRFEEAAEQFRLDVAANPNDTEESIWCFLCEAQLYGVEEARKRFLEVGLDRRPVMREAYALFKDGGDPEKLASNFSTSPGGELFYASLYAGLYYESQKDADLAKSHIVAACKTPYGSRSGDYMASLAVVHCQCRNWTLEG, from the exons ATGGCATCCACTTCTTCCTTCCTCCGTTCTCCggcctccttccagccggccaccggagcctGCGGCCACGTCCGCTGGGCCCAGCCGTTGGCACCCCCCAAACCGCACCGCTCGCCACACCCGCCGGCGGCCACGCCCGGGGTGCCGCGCAGGCTCCTCCTGCCGGCGGCCGCTGGCATCTGGGACTTCCTCTCCGGCGGTGCGGCCGGTGCGGCCGGTGCAGCTGCCGCGCCCCTTGCCGTCCGGCGAGGTATGCAGCTCTTCCAGCAG GGAGACGTGGCTGGGTCAGTGGCGGAGTTCGATCGCGCGATCGAGCTGGATCCGCGGCAGAAAGCAT ATCTCTGGCAGAGGGGACTGTCGCTGTATTACCTCGACAG GTTCGAGGAGGCCGCCGAGCAGTTCAGGCTGGATGTTGCTGCCAACCCCAATGACACCGAGGAGTCGATATGGTGTTTCCTGTGTGAAGCTCAGCTGTATGGGGTGGAGGAAGCAAGGAAGCGCTTCTTGGAG GTCGGTTTGGATCGAAGACCTGTGATGCGTGAAGCTTATGCCTTGTTCAAAGATGGTGGGGACCCTGAAAAG TTAGCTTCAAACTTTTCTACTAGTCCTGGTGGTGAACTCTTCTATGCATCATTATATGCTGGACTTTACTATGAATCTCAG AAGGACGCAGACTTGGCAAAATCGCATATTGTTGCTGCATGCAAGACACCTTATGGATCAAG GTCTGGTGATTACATGGCTTCCCTTGCAGTGGTTCATTGTCAGTGCCGCAACTGGACTCTGGAGGGATAG
- the LOC123064570 gene encoding uncharacterized protein, translating into MPPPAPRRLLLLPLLAVLLGGTASAFSIPAAAAAAAELTVASHPAASLRLPPAEPLAGDGRGPFCTRVHLRGRASRFRDPSRFFHALRLRANASRPDALELCFHRNATIGPCKCAASQWHKVPKSGLWAQSLSPYDHRILDFRMPADPSRSVVVSTEEEFLLHRVVFLVLGMVLMALAHTLSQSLVFYYGGAMTIGIFLVLLIILFQGMKLLPTGRKSSLAIFAYSSVVGMTTYFLHYLSGLLRSILVEMGIAEDMHNPLGIFLLVCVILAGAWFGFWGVRKLVLTEEGSVDAGVAYFVEWAILIVSAVLILQSSLDYLLAFAALVFCIIIKTVSRIEGMPRLIRHLSSGVSKGITRGLSHYEDLGGYSNTNGTHQDGFSKLHGEYLKHTPRRNSPLSGSQKKTTSQVLDRDSYYSTYHTTPERRKFTKEEYEAFTKEETRKGMQQLLSSPDFNRWALANADRISVTPAGRSSSSQERHRFFGLF; encoded by the exons atgccgccgccggcgccgcgccgtctcctcctcctccccctactCGCCGTCCTCCTCGGCGGCACCGCCAGCGCCTTCtccatccccgccgccgccgccgccgccgccgagctaaCAG TCGCCTCGCACCCGGCGGCCTccctccgcctcccgccggcggAACCCCTCGCCGGGGACGGCCGCGGCCCCTTCTGCACGCGCGTCCACCTCCGCGGCCGCGCCTCCCGCTTCCGCGACCCGTCCCGCTTCTTCCACGCCCTGCGGCTCCGCGCCAACGCCTCCCGCCCCGACGCCCTCGAGCTCTGCTTTCACCG AAATGCCACGATTGGTCCGTGCAAGTGCGCCGCGTCGCAGTGGCACAAGGTGCCCAAGAGCGGGCTCTGGGCGCAGTCCCTCTCGCCGTACGACCACCGGATCCTCGACTTCCGGATGCCCGCGGACCCTTCGAGATCCGTTGTGGTGTCCACGGAGGAAG AGTTCTTGCTCCACAGGGTGGTGTTCCTGGTGTTGGGGATGGTGCTGATGGCTCTGGCGCACACGCTTAGCCAGTCACTGGTGTTCTACTATGGTGGCGCCATGACGATCGGCATTTTCCTTGTGCTGCTGATTATACTCTTTCAG GGAATGAAGCTTTTGCCTACTGGCAGAAAGAGTTCGCTTGCTATTTTCGCGTACTCTTCAGTT GTTGGCATGACAACATATTTTCTGCACTATTTGTCGGGACTGCTGCGTTCAATTCTTGTGGAAATGGGAATCGCTGAAGACATGCATAATCCT CTAGGTATATTCCTTCTCGTTTGCGTCATCCTAGCTGGAGCCTGGTTTGGTTTCTGGGGTGTCCGTAAACTTGTTCTAACGGAAGAAGGATCTGTTGATGCTGGCGTGGCCTATTTCGTCGAGTGGGCTATCTTGATTGTTTCTGCTGTCTTGATCCTCCAG AGTTCTCTGGACTATCTCCTTGCATTTGCAGCTTTAGTCTTTTGCATAATCATCAAGACAGTTTCAAGGATTGAAGGGATGCCACGACTTATACGCCATTTATCAAG TGGAGTTTCCAAGGGAATCACACGTGGCCTCTCCCATTATGAAGATTTGGGAGGGTATTCCAACACGAATGGAACTCACCAAGATGGGTTCAGCAAGCTTCATGGTGAATACCTGAAACATACACCAAGAAGAAATTCACCTCTTTCAG GCTCACAGAAGAAAACAACGTCACAAGTTCTTGATAGGGACAGCTACTATTCGACCTACCACACTACCCCAGAGAGGAGAAAGTTTACGAAAGAGGAATACGAAGCATTCACCAAAGAAGAGACAAGAAAGGGTATGCAACAGTTACTCTCCTCGCCGGATTTCAACAGGTGGGCGCTTGCCAATGCGGACAGGATATCAGTGACTCCAGCAGgacgcagcagcagcagccaggAGCGACATCGTTTCTTTGGACTGTTTTAA
- the LOC123064581 gene encoding RGG repeats nuclear RNA binding protein A translates to MATMNPFDLLGDDEGDDPTQLLAKAAALAQKAEAKKAAAPPAAGKGGAKTVANLPTKPPPPGQAGNDSRGGGPPSRGGYGRGERGSGRGGRGGYGQNRDYGSEDTNGYRGGYGARTGGEEGAQDRERAPRQPYQGGGRRGGYREGEFGDDSERPPRRNYERHSGTGRGYEIKREGAGRGNWGTTSDEFVAQETEALKQDEKAPAPEKQGAPEDAPQADENKPTKDGATVVEEEKEEDNEMTLDEFEKVMEEKRKALAALKKSEERKVEIDKDLQAMQLLSTKKGNDEVFIKLGADKEALKKKENAEREERAKKSVSINEFLKPAEGERFYGGRGRGGRGRGDRGGFRGGFGGGGYHGPPPAPAIQDQNQFPTLGGK, encoded by the exons ATGGCGACCATGAACCCCTTTGACCTCCTCGGCGACGACGAGGGCGACGACCCCACGCAGCTCCTGGCCAAGGCGGCCGCCCTGGCGCAGAAGGCCGAGGCCAAGaaggccgccgcgccgcccgccgccggcaaGGGCGGCGCGAAGACGGTCGCCAATCTGCCCACCAAGCCGCCTCCGCCTGGTCAGGCTG GCAATGACTCCCGAGGTGGTGGTCCACCCTCTCGTGGAGGATATGGTCGCGGTGAACGTGGCTCAGGCAGAGGTGGCCGAGGAGGGTACGGTCAGAATCGCGACTACGGCAGTGAAGACACAAATGGCTACAGGGGAGGTTATGGTGCCAGAACTGGAGGTGAGGAAGGCGCCCAGGACAGAGAGAGGGCCCCTCGGCAACCCTACCAGGGGGGAGGCCGTCGTGGTGGGTATCGTGAAGGCGAGTTTGGTGATGATTCTGAGAGGCCACCTCGAAGGAACTATGAGCGCCATAGCGGCACAGGCCGTGGGTATGAGATAAAACGCGAGGGTGCTGGCCGTGGGAACTGGGGAACTACCTCTGATGAATTTGTCGCCCA GGAAACTGAGGCCCTGAAGCAGGATGAGAAGGCCCCTGCACCTGAGAAGCAGGGCGCACCGGAGGATGCACCACAGGCAGATGAGAACAAGCCCACCAAAGATGGCGCCACAGTTgtggaagaagaaaaggaagaggataAT GAGATGACTCTTGATGAATTTGAGAAAGTAATGGAGGAGAAGAGGAAAGCACTTGCTGCTTTGAAGAAGTCTGAAGAGAGGAAGGTTGAAATTGATAAGGATCTGCAGGCTATGCAACTACTTTCCACCAAGAAAGGAAATGATGAAGTTTTCATCAAACTG GGTGCTGATAAGGAGGCTTTGAAGAAGAAAGAGAATGCTGAACGTGAAGAGCGTGCTAAGAAG TCTGTGAGCATCAATGAGTTCCTGAAGCCTGCTGAAGGAGAGAGGTTCTatggtggccgtggccgtggcggcAGGGGCCGTGGAGACCGCGGAGGCTTCAGAGGCGGATTTGGTGGTGGGGGCTATCACGGCCCACCCCCTGCTCCGGCAATTCAGGACCAGAACCAGTTCCCAACCCTCGGTGGGAAGTGA